The following are encoded in a window of Ruminiclostridium herbifermentans genomic DNA:
- a CDS encoding 3-oxoacyl-[acyl-carrier-protein] synthase III C-terminal domain-containing protein: MKYHNVIIKSVSIYHPKTKVTNEEIIDHFKKQDIEITGLLNHLGRNIRYKASEYENSLSMGYEVGKKIFDISNVKPKDIDLLYFVSDTPEYLITTNALRLHNMLGTVNANINVDLNSNCIGMISALDMAQTFMKSKKISYGLVIGSANILNIARPDDTVAYGSFADGACAVLLELVDSNREFGFINSNYFTDSALNHYIQYPICGTSNISKDNIDSLNKKLQFIPHDVSFFSDRWKDLILNMLFLNKVDITDIDHFMFSQFCKAEIAETLEKLNTPFEKTTFVGEIYGYTGCTSPIFSYYHALLNNKIIPDKYNVFCSVGAGYNMCALLYKNAGEKIFLCSY, from the coding sequence ATGAAATACCATAATGTAATAATTAAAAGTGTGAGTATATATCACCCTAAAACAAAAGTAACGAATGAAGAAATCATCGATCATTTTAAAAAACAAGATATTGAAATTACAGGGTTATTAAACCATCTTGGCAGAAATATTAGATACAAAGCAAGTGAATATGAAAATTCGTTATCAATGGGTTATGAGGTTGGTAAAAAAATATTTGACATTTCTAATGTTAAACCAAAAGATATTGATTTATTATACTTTGTATCAGACACACCTGAATATTTAATTACTACTAATGCTTTAAGATTACATAACATGTTGGGTACTGTTAATGCAAATATAAATGTCGATTTAAATTCTAATTGTATCGGAATGATATCTGCTTTAGATATGGCACAAACTTTTATGAAATCTAAAAAAATATCATATGGATTAGTTATAGGAAGTGCTAATATTCTCAATATTGCAAGACCAGACGATACAGTTGCTTATGGCTCATTTGCTGATGGAGCATGCGCTGTATTATTAGAATTAGTAGATAGTAATAGAGAATTTGGATTTATAAACTCAAATTATTTTACAGATTCAGCATTAAACCATTATATACAATATCCTATTTGTGGAACTTCTAATATAAGTAAAGATAATATAGATAGTCTAAATAAAAAATTACAATTTATACCACATGATGTGAGTTTCTTTTCTGATAGATGGAAAGATTTAATTTTAAATATGCTATTTTTAAATAAAGTTGATATAACTGATATTGATCATTTTATGTTTTCTCAATTTTGTAAAGCAGAAATTGCAGAAACATTAGAAAAATTAAATACACCATTTGAAAAAACAACCTTTGTTGGAGAGATATATGGTTATACAGGTTGCACTAGTCCAATATTTTCTTATTATCATGCTTTACTTAATAATAAAATAATTCCTGATAAATATAACGTCTTTTGTAGTGTAGGTGCAGGTTATAATATGTGTGCATTATTGTACAAGAATGCAGGGGAAAAAATATTTTTATGCTCCTATTGA
- a CDS encoding Fic family protein has protein sequence MIFAAQIHKRFVFIHPFIDGNGRVARLLMNTALIQDGYTGHNSTNLTA, from the coding sequence TTGATATTTGCCGCACAGATTCATAAGCGGTTTGTATTTATTCATCCTTTCATAGATGGAAACGGAAGAGTTGCAAGGTTGCTAATGAATACAGCGCTTATCCAAGATGGTTATACAGGCCATAATTCCACCAATCTTACGGCATGA